One Arthrobacter sp. StoSoilB19 DNA window includes the following coding sequences:
- a CDS encoding ABC transporter substrate-binding protein, with the protein MSFPAPPPHSSPGSPAFTRRRALGALLAIPAVGLLSACGGTATAGGARISQGALEPLAASVPAGTTIKVGDPSIKVALELSGLIKDLDGFTVEFANISGGPQTTEAFRANALDAGSVADVPPIHATWTGLDVRIIAAGYRQDAVNHPIYELGVAPGAGISRLEDLRGKKVAYSPGQAQGALVLRILDKAGLRQEDVKLVELPSTGDAYATALASKQVDAAPLGGVQIKRYLAKYKADGATTIRHGLRDDPSLLYSPAKVLADPAKAAALAAYVKVWGKAQRWIEDHPAQWLDGYYVKDQGLSREDGQYLIDATGKRDLPTAWTEAIARHQETIDLLAREQKKPQLTAADLYDTRFEAIAGTAFAPAGKAGAA; encoded by the coding sequence ATGTCCTTCCCAGCACCCCCGCCCCACTCCAGCCCCGGCTCCCCGGCATTCACCCGCCGCCGTGCGCTGGGCGCACTTCTGGCGATTCCCGCCGTCGGCCTGCTGTCCGCCTGCGGCGGGACCGCCACCGCAGGCGGCGCCCGCATCAGCCAGGGCGCCCTGGAACCGCTGGCTGCCTCGGTGCCTGCCGGGACCACCATCAAGGTGGGCGATCCCAGCATCAAAGTGGCGCTGGAACTGTCCGGCCTGATCAAGGACCTGGACGGCTTCACGGTGGAGTTCGCCAACATCTCCGGCGGCCCGCAGACCACCGAGGCGTTCCGGGCGAACGCCCTGGATGCGGGGTCCGTGGCGGACGTCCCGCCCATCCACGCCACCTGGACCGGCCTGGACGTCCGCATCATCGCCGCGGGCTACCGCCAGGATGCCGTGAACCATCCCATTTATGAGCTGGGCGTCGCCCCGGGAGCGGGCATCAGCCGCCTGGAAGACCTGCGCGGCAAGAAAGTGGCCTACAGCCCGGGCCAGGCGCAGGGTGCGCTGGTGCTGCGGATCCTGGACAAGGCCGGGCTCAGGCAGGAGGACGTCAAGCTGGTGGAGCTGCCCAGCACCGGGGACGCCTACGCCACGGCGCTGGCCAGCAAACAAGTGGACGCCGCTCCCCTGGGCGGGGTCCAGATCAAGCGCTACCTGGCCAAGTACAAGGCCGACGGCGCCACCACCATCCGCCACGGGCTTCGCGATGATCCCAGCCTCCTCTACTCCCCCGCCAAGGTCCTGGCCGATCCGGCCAAGGCCGCCGCCCTGGCCGCCTACGTGAAGGTCTGGGGCAAGGCGCAGCGCTGGATCGAAGACCACCCGGCGCAGTGGCTTGACGGCTACTACGTCAAGGACCAGGGCCTGTCCCGCGAGGACGGCCAATACCTGATCGATGCCACCGGCAAGCGCGACCTGCCCACCGCCTGGACCGAAGCGATCGCCAGGCACCAGGAAACCATCGACCTCCTGGCCCGCGAGCAGAAGAAGCCGCAGTTGACGGCGGCCGACCTGTACGACACCAGGTTTGAAGCCATCGCCGGCACGGCATTTGCGCCCGCCGGAAAGGCAGGTGCCGCATGA
- a CDS encoding ABC transporter permease, producing MSAVLDRPVVAAHQDPAPAGRPDVRPAGKGLGPGRRRQLAWVGPSALLLLWTVSSATGLLDPRILSEPWTVVATAGELIADGRLQENLAISAQRAGLGLFFGILVGAVLALLSGLSRVGEALIDGPVQIKRAIPGLALIPLLILWFGIDETMKVLTITLGVFVPVYLQTHAGLRGIDLRFVELAQTVGLSRAGFIRKVVLPGALPGFFLGLRFAVTGAWVSLVVVEQINATSGIGYMMELARTYGQTNIIVLGLAVYGILGLLSDGIVRFIERKALSWQRTLAG from the coding sequence ATGAGCGCCGTACTGGACCGGCCCGTGGTGGCAGCCCACCAGGATCCGGCACCGGCAGGGCGGCCGGATGTGCGGCCCGCAGGGAAGGGGCTGGGGCCCGGACGACGCCGGCAGCTCGCCTGGGTGGGCCCGTCCGCCTTGCTGCTGCTGTGGACAGTCTCTTCCGCAACAGGGCTCCTGGACCCCAGGATCCTGTCCGAACCCTGGACCGTGGTGGCCACCGCCGGTGAGCTCATCGCGGACGGCCGGCTCCAGGAGAACCTGGCCATTTCCGCCCAGCGCGCCGGCCTGGGGCTCTTCTTCGGCATCCTGGTGGGCGCCGTCCTGGCGCTCCTGTCCGGGCTGAGCCGGGTGGGTGAGGCCCTCATCGACGGGCCCGTGCAGATCAAGCGCGCCATCCCCGGCCTGGCCCTGATCCCGCTGCTGATCCTGTGGTTCGGCATCGACGAGACCATGAAGGTCCTCACCATCACCCTGGGCGTCTTTGTCCCGGTGTACCTGCAGACGCATGCGGGCCTGCGCGGCATCGACCTGCGCTTCGTGGAGCTCGCACAGACCGTGGGGCTCAGCCGGGCCGGCTTCATCCGCAAGGTGGTCCTCCCCGGTGCCCTGCCCGGGTTCTTCCTGGGCCTGCGCTTCGCCGTGACCGGCGCCTGGGTGTCCCTGGTGGTGGTGGAGCAGATCAACGCCACCAGCGGCATCGGCTACATGATGGAGCTCGCCCGCACCTACGGCCAGACCAACATCATCGTCCTGGGCTTGGCCGTCTACGGCATCCTTGGCCTCCTCTCCGACGGCATTGTCCGCTTCATCGAACGAAAGGCCCTCTCATGGCAGCGCACCCTGGCGGGCTGA